TAGCAGTCAAAATGGTATCATGATGGGCACCCAAGCAAGCACAATGTTTTGGGCTTCCACCTACCAAGGGATGCTTGCACCATCTAGTCAGTGTATTATCTGGCTAATAGAAATCATTTTAAGGGAACTGTAACATGACAAAACATGTCATTACTCAGTCTTCATTTGCTTTGTCCCTTGAACGTAGATGTTATGAGTTTGACTTTGCTGTGTCTATTCCCCCCACCCAAAAAACTGTGTAGACCCACCAGTATATGCAAACTGAAGGATTATAGTTCTGAGGATGATGCAAAGTAGTTGTTTTCTAGGACTTGCACAAAATTACCAAAAGCCATCACAATGTAAGAATAATTAATTTACAGCACTTCCCTTACTTTGGAGAATGCAAGTCAAAGTCATACTTCCTGCAGCCATCAGGGAAAGAATACTTCCAGCTGTTTACGCCATATTTTTCTGGCTGCTTGGCAAGGTCCCAGCAAAGGCTGTCAAgaaatttttctgtgttttcttccaaTTAATGTCTTGGGGAAGAATGGGTCAGCTGGGCTAGCAGTTTGGAAAATTGATTTCAGAAATGTCACAATCTAGCAAAAAATATATCCACCTTTATTCCTCTGTAATTCCCCTGTAATAACAACTTCTGGATTTCCTCTGTTTGCTTTTGAGAGTCAGACATCATTCCAGAAATATTTGTTCATCTTTTTTTTAAGAGTGGCAAAGAAAGGCTGTTCAGGGTCTGCCAGAATCTTCACAACTTAATGCACTTCTCTGTCTCTTCAGCCAACACAATAATCCAACTCCTCAATGCAATCTTGGCACCACCTCTCTCTGCTCCCAAAGGGGATGTGCACAGCTGCCCAATTACCCACTTGAATTTACTGCCATAGTGCCTTCCACATCCCACAGACTGACTCTTTCTCACTAAAAATAAAGCTATGAAGAGATCTGTAAGGAGTCCAAAGTCCCTGTGTATCTTTCTTGAATGCCTCAGGACAAAGCTGTCTTCAGTGAAGGTCATCCCTGATCTAGTCTTCAGAAAGGCCATAGATAACCTTCCTCCTACCTGAATGGTACAGGGAATGTCTGTTTGGATTAACCAGGCTGAATGTTCCAGTCTCAGCTGCTGAGTTGGAGCTGAAAGCAAAGGGAAGATTGAACCTTCTGTAGCAGCAAGAACTCCAAAGGCTCCTTGTACATATCTGGATGCAGCCAGAAAATCAGAGACTGTGGGCCAAGCACAGGGAAACTCCAAGCACACTTGGGAGAATGGCAGAGGCGAGTGCAGTATAACCACTGTTCTTGCTTCTTgaagctgaaagaaaataaagagagcAGTCATTCAGACCTCTATTCACTGCCTAAagctttttggttttgctaACACAACCTCTGCCCACAAAGGTCTTTTTCTCAACTCTGTCTATTATTTTGGCTTTGGAGGCACAAACCCTCATTCCTAAATTATAGTTTTGAGCTCAAAGATCACATTGACACACTGCTGAACAAAGAGACAAAAGCAAGGACTGGTGGTAGACTCACAGAAAGGCAGGGATGTGAAATAGGCCCTATGAGGTATTCCAGCATAGAGCTCTCTCTATAACCAGGAAACTCGGTGTGTTCTTTGTCAAAGGATACCTTTTGTCCCTGCTAGGAGAGAGGTCACTGTTAAATGACAGTAGCTTTGTTTACGCTTCTCTCAGCTTGCCAGAGATAAGTGTGGAAGTGTTAGCTTGCCACAGTTGTAGTGAAACAAAGCCTAGAACAGTCCTGAAATGTGAAGTGTAGCAGTATTGCAAGACACCAGCATAGATTGCTTAGTTCAAGAAAATCTCACCCACTCTTGCAATAACAATGCTGGGGACCCAAAGCCATGAGTACTGCAACATCCTTGCAGTGACACTTGGGATAAATGGGGTCTGCAAAGAACCTTGAGACCTGCTGATTCATCTTTAGTGAGCTGTGGGATTGTCCCAGGTTTCACAGCAAACTGAAACAGGGTAAAAGCTGGGTCTTGGGGTTCTCATAGGCAAACACAGCAGGTGAGCTACAGGTTTGGCCTTGAGTGTGGCCCCATGTGGGTGCAGCTGGTGAGGGCTGCCTGGGGCAGTGGAgagcagcctgtcctgtgcCCCCTTGCATGGGAACCTGTGTACAATACCTTCCACCAGCTGGCACTGGTACTTGCTGTAGTTCCCCACAGAATGCAGATGCAACCGGTTACCCTGCTGGGTTTGAAGGAAGCTTTTGACAAGAAATATCTCATAAGGGGGAATGAGGACTTCCTTCTCAGATGTGTGGTAAGAAAAGCCTTGCATAGCTGCTCCCAGACAAGTGGTCACTGTGAACAAAGTTTCATTCCCAAACTTCTGAGCTTCACTCCTGAGGTGGGAGGTAGAAGTGAAACGGCCAAATCGcaccctgctgccttccttggcCTCGATATATAAATCCTTTACACCCCTGTGCACCTGGTAGCACTTATGTTTCCCCATGCTGCTCTGCCATTCCTTCAATATCTGGATAGCAGTTGTTAGGTAGAAGTGAAAGTATTTAAAGCTGAAGTTGTGTCTGTAGTGCTCTGGAGAGATTCCTGCCGTGGATGTGGCCCAGTTCAGCTGGGAGTGAAGGGAGGAGTTCATGGAGTAAGCCATGAGGGCTGTGGCATGGCTGTCACGCATTTCCCTCAGCAGACCTACAGGGCTCTTCAGCAAAGCCTCCTGAGCCTTCTTCCAGAGACGCAGATAGTCCTTGTTAGCAGCTATTTCCTTTTGGAAATAGTCTCCTTGCTCCAGTTCTTCCATCATCTCCTCCCTGCACCCCAGATACTGGTCATCAAACGCTAGCAGAGCCATATCCATGGGGATGGGGGATACAGCCTGCAACACAAAAGCAAATGAAGATAAGCATCAGAAGTGTGAATTTTTTGTTTAACTTTGTAGATGCAAGCCAAGTTTTTCTCTACCCTTTCCTTGCCTCTTTGTCATTATTGGCAGAGCAAGCGAGGCAGGTAGCAAATCTTTAGCAAAACCCTCCTGAACCACCTCAGGTTGTTGTCTATACCCCACCACAGGTCAGGATGACAGAGTTCTTAATTGATATGGATGTGCTACGTTAGAATCTCCCAGGAGCATTGGTCAATATAGACAGGCTGGAAAATGAGAGGAAAGATTCCATTAGGTCTACTCACAAACACTCTATGAAATCATCTGGCTGCAAACAAGAGGAAAATTCCAACCAAGTAACTAAAACAAATTAAGACAGGTAAGAAATGGAACAGAGGAACTGAAAGCAGAAAAGTTTAAGTTGAACCCAAAACTCCTTAAAGAACACgtttcaaatggaaaaaaaaaatctgtggtaTAAGCAATTTCATTATTTCAAATAAAGAACAATATTTACCTCTTTTATCAATATTTGTGAGAAGAtcagcagcaggaggctgcCCAGTGTCACCAGCTTCCCAGAGTCCACCCAAGACACtgtaaagaacattttttttttaaggaaaggtAATTTGCAcctatttctttctgtttttctttgaacTGGAAAATTCTGCAGTTTGTAATTTTCACTGAGGTTTTCGTGGCTGTTCTTCAACCAGAGATCATTTGCCAAATTCTCACTGCAATTCAGAAGTCATTAATCAGTCCAAGCAGACAATTTACTGGTAGAAATGTGCCCAAAATCCATAAGGAAGGTCTGGTTGCACCAACTTCAGCTGGCATGAATGTCCATCACCTTGACAGTTCTTTTGATTCCAAGGTATTTGGTGTTGTTCTTGCAAATCGGAAGAAAACCATGGCTTGGAGAAGTCTAAGGCACTCCTCCTAAGGAGGGGTGTGTCAGGGTGACTGCTCCCTGGTTAAGAGTTTAAAAGCTCTTTTCAAGAAGTTGACTCTGATAAAGCCAACACAGAAGTGCAGGGTAGGTTGGGATCTCATCTGGAAGCAGTGATAACCTAACTCTCCTCCTCCTTATCACCCCCTGCTTTCTACTCCTGTGTGCCAATCCTCCTCCTACAGCATTGCAGAGTGCCACTTTGCTGGACTGTTTGCACTGGCACAGCCAAAATGAGCGTGTAAAAGCAGATCCTGTGCTGAGACAAACCTTTCTCTAGCAGCTGCTTTCTGGACACCCTTCCAAATACTGGCAGTGAGTTATTCACCCAGAGAGCCCCATGGCCTCTGATAACTTTTCtgtgtaaaaggaaaaaaggccaaGAACAGTCAAGGCTTTGGATCTGACTACAGAAAAGTGAAGCCCATTTTCCATTGCCTGGTAATGCTAGTTTGGGTGAAGGGGGCGCCTCCAGACATGGAGTGATTCCCTGAGATAAGGGAGGTTTGTGAAGCTGCTTGGAGTCTGTGGACAGACTGTCTACAAAGTATTGCTGAGATAGGGTGGGGGGCAACATAAAGGTCTCATACTGGGCTCCTTTCAAAGCAGTTGCTGCAGGTGACATGAGATGATGCCATGAAGTGCCATGAAGTGATGGATGCAGACTACCTACTTCTCCATCCTGGAATGTCTCTGTTACCTTGGGCTGTATTTCACAAAGTGATTGTTTGACTGCTAAAAGTGAGTTCACAGGAGGGCTCACGAATTTATTCAGAGGCAGCTCCACCTCTGTTTGTGTAGAGATAAAGCAGACCTAAACTGGGACAGGCTCCCTTGGGAGCTTGGCAGTCATGATAAACACCCCCACTAAAATGTCAGTTCAGCTGCATATAATCCACTTGTAAATTATGTCCCTGGTTTTCCCCTCTGACCTGTAAGTGAATGTTTCGTATGAAGGGAATCAGGAGGACAGGAATTTCTATTTCCAAACGCAAGTTATCATTAACGACAACAAATACAAAGGCCGAAAGATGGCAGCAGAGGATTTGTGGCGGTGCATACCGCTGCATTGACCAAGTGACAATCGAATTCCTCCTTTTCAGCAGTAAATTTGTAACGTTATCTGAGTGCTCAGATCCCCAAAGGTCATAATGACTTCAGCCCATGAAGAGATCTGATGACACAGAGCAGATGACATAATGGAGGCCTCCGGGTGTAACTCTTTTtgcctgaaaaaaatatttactgaaagagagagaaagaatatAAAACTAACAGAAAGATGCAAATAGAGACAGGAAAATTTTTGTGCTAACAAAAGCATACAA
This region of Zonotrichia albicollis isolate bZonAlb1 chromosome 4, bZonAlb1.hap1, whole genome shotgun sequence genomic DNA includes:
- the ART4 gene encoding ecto-ADP-ribosyltransferase 4; translation: MFFTVSWVDSGKLVTLGSLLLLIFSQILIKEAVSPIPMDMALLAFDDQYLGCREEMMEELEQGDYFQKEIAANKDYLRLWKKAQEALLKSPVGLLREMRDSHATALMAYSMNSSLHSQLNWATSTAGISPEHYRHNFSFKYFHFYLTTAIQILKEWQSSMGKHKCYQVHRGVKDLYIEAKEGSRVRFGRFTSTSHLRSEAQKFGNETLFTVTTCLGAAMQGFSYHTSEKEVLIPPYEIFLVKSFLQTQQGNRLHLHSVGNYSKYQCQLVEASRSKNSGYTALASAILPSVLGVSLCLAHSL